Proteins encoded together in one Pontiella desulfatans window:
- a CDS encoding ElyC/SanA/YdcF family protein, with product MSRAAAHSTPWPAGASPPKEKRSDCPLISVGIVLDAEGFIIRHKVFAGNISYRKTLLDDVDDLEQIPGGEARPVVIVDGGMASLANLDALRDRGYDYIVNGKRRSRAEFADGFLDIDRFRLVEGRGKSGEKQPVFVRRITSGDETVVLCRSAGRKQEEDAIQDNAERKLIEGLETLRAPIMRNDKRLKLEEGPALVNRIIGRLSGRTTRASRLNEINYEPETRHLNWCRKETQWDTTRDLHGCYHLRSTLELEDQQLWRLYITLVPVEDAFRSMKKATSASTPSTTSSPTAAAPSSSLRPTAPNTTSANPVAPTPSRNSSIRCSASAGPRFRSIGIPTQKRPARKCSACIRATPCGRVFCFLCRGSWANAPDAAGARGLECVDLLVLLGGITEPGIAEQAAKALHGGLAKKLMLVGGRGHSTHNLRNGFRQHPTYGSIPVEGRAEADMLADVLVDFLNVPVGDLLVENRSTNCGNNATYALEVARQAGDLPRSVLLVQDPTMQRRSHECFLHEWDGTGTEFYSFAPCIPRLESVDGQLVFADPAHRWMHSVENLVRLAMGEVPRLRDDANGYGPRGAGFIGHVEIPPLVEEAFGRLLEAFTEMVRGRQD from the coding sequence ATTTCGAGGGCAGCGGCGCACTCAACTCCCTGGCCCGCCGGAGCGTCGCCTCCTAAGGAAAAGCGATCCGACTGCCCGCTCATCTCGGTCGGGATCGTGCTCGATGCGGAAGGGTTCATTATCCGGCACAAGGTCTTCGCCGGGAATATCAGCTACCGCAAAACCCTGCTTGACGACGTCGACGATCTCGAGCAAATCCCCGGCGGCGAAGCCAGGCCGGTGGTCATCGTCGATGGAGGCATGGCGAGCCTGGCCAACCTCGATGCACTGCGCGACCGCGGCTACGACTACATCGTCAACGGCAAGCGCCGCTCCCGCGCGGAGTTCGCCGACGGCTTCCTCGACATCGACCGCTTCCGGCTCGTCGAGGGCCGCGGCAAGTCCGGCGAAAAACAACCCGTATTCGTCCGCCGGATCACCTCCGGCGACGAAACCGTCGTGCTCTGCCGCAGCGCCGGACGAAAGCAGGAAGAAGATGCCATCCAGGACAACGCCGAACGCAAACTCATCGAAGGACTCGAAACCCTGCGCGCGCCGATCATGCGTAATGACAAACGGCTCAAGCTCGAAGAAGGCCCCGCGCTCGTCAACCGCATCATCGGGCGGCTGTCCGGCCGGACCACCCGCGCCTCACGGCTCAACGAAATCAACTACGAGCCCGAAACCCGACACCTCAACTGGTGCCGCAAAGAAACCCAATGGGACACCACGCGCGATCTGCACGGATGCTACCACCTGCGCAGCACCCTCGAACTCGAAGACCAGCAGCTATGGCGGCTCTACATCACCCTCGTCCCCGTCGAAGACGCCTTCCGCAGTATGAAAAAAGCGACCTCGGCCTCCACCCCTTCCACCACCAGCTCGCCGACCGCTGCCGCACCCTCATCATCCCTGAGGCCGACGGCCCCGAACACCACATCCGCAAACCCGGTCGCCCCAACCCCGTCCAGAAACTCATCCATACGATGCTCGGCATCGGCTGGACCTCGCTTCCGGTCCATCGGCATACCTACCCAAAAGAGGCCTGCGCGAAAATGTAGTGCCTGCATCCGCGCAACCCCATGCGGCAGAGTCTTCTGTTTTTTATGCCGCGGAAGTTGGGCTAACGCCCCGGATGCTGCGGGAGCACGGGGATTGGAATGCGTCGATTTGCTGGTATTGCTGGGAGGGATTACGGAACCCGGCATAGCGGAGCAGGCCGCAAAGGCGTTGCACGGTGGGCTGGCCAAAAAGCTGATGCTGGTCGGTGGCCGGGGGCATTCGACGCATAACCTGCGCAACGGATTCCGCCAGCATCCAACCTATGGTTCGATCCCCGTTGAGGGACGCGCCGAGGCCGATATGCTGGCGGATGTCTTGGTGGACTTTCTAAATGTCCCGGTTGGGGATCTGCTGGTTGAAAACCGATCCACCAACTGCGGTAACAACGCAACCTATGCCCTGGAGGTTGCAAGGCAGGCCGGTGATCTTCCCCGGTCGGTGTTGCTGGTGCAGGATCCAACCATGCAACGGCGATCCCATGAATGCTTCCTCCATGAATGGGACGGGACAGGCACGGAATTCTACAGCTTTGCCCCCTGCATTCCCCGTTTGGAATCGGTTGACGGCCAGCTTGTGTTTGCCGATCCGGCGCATAGGTGGATGCATTCGGTTGAAAACCTCGTTCGTCTGGCGATGGGCGAGGTTCCGCGGTTGCGCGACGATGCAAACGGGTATGGCCCGCGTGGTGCTGGCTTTATCGGGCATGTCGAAATTCCTCCGCTAGTGGAGGAAGCGTTCGGCCGGTTGCTGGAGGCTTTTACCGAAATGGTTCGTGGGCGGCAGGATTGA
- a CDS encoding PEP-CTERM sorting domain-containing protein (PEP-CTERM proteins occur, often in large numbers, in the proteomes of bacteria that also encode an exosortase, a predicted intramembrane cysteine proteinase. The presence of a PEP-CTERM domain at a protein's C-terminus predicts cleavage within the sorting domain, followed by covalent anchoring to some some component of the (usually Gram-negative) cell surface. Many PEP-CTERM proteins exhibit an unusual sequence composition that includes large numbers of potential glycosylation sites. Expression of one such protein has been shown restore the ability of a bacterium to form floc, a type of biofilm.), whose protein sequence is MMKKTMAGLLCLVFASSGYATNYTRDAGDTSWSNLGQWNDNSGGSYANSTVMPGASDTVLLNGGKVLTVDSNVVIGTIVLPNATSDATLQLTNNFSLTASTILVGHDTQAGGHGLLTHSDGTIDSGSVTVRAKGTGTGTYNLSDTAVLNATTFTMGSVNATAGAGTGESTMNQSGGTATLTTANLGGIGNSFYNMTGGTLSGATLNVGNAHALAAGTTTMEHSAGVVSSATVNVGGTGTSSYNLSGSGALSPATAINVGATAGKAGALNQSGGTASTSALNVGTDGAYNLTGGTLTTTGTAVTVNGQLDINGGTWTIEQDLANVTIDGNGLLTLQSGTLETTGTDPTDLLLVKTDIEVSGGTMNLIGQARLNAELKILGDAATISLARLGSAGGGTANFIFDDTGVSTVNVSAWMTLDDLDLIVDGSAYTGSETSFVLLDAVNNTASLKSYTVTGFGTEGVDWELVQTLGSGNSADVVLNIIPEPATLGLIAAFGGGMLFIRRRFMM, encoded by the coding sequence ATGATGAAGAAAACCATGGCAGGCCTGTTGTGTTTGGTGTTCGCGAGTTCGGGCTATGCAACCAATTATACCCGCGATGCGGGGGATACGAGCTGGTCCAATCTGGGTCAGTGGAACGACAACAGCGGTGGATCCTATGCTAACTCCACCGTCATGCCGGGGGCGTCCGATACGGTGCTGCTGAACGGCGGCAAGGTGTTGACTGTGGACAGCAATGTGGTCATTGGCACCATTGTGCTGCCCAACGCGACATCGGATGCCACCCTGCAACTCACCAACAACTTTTCGTTGACGGCATCGACCATCCTGGTCGGCCATGACACCCAGGCCGGCGGACACGGACTCCTTACCCATAGCGATGGCACCATTGATTCCGGATCGGTAACGGTGCGGGCAAAGGGCACTGGAACCGGAACCTACAACCTATCGGATACCGCTGTGCTGAATGCTACGACATTTACTATGGGATCTGTCAACGCAACTGCCGGTGCCGGAACCGGGGAATCCACGATGAACCAATCGGGTGGAACGGCGACCTTGACCACGGCCAACCTGGGCGGCATCGGGAATTCGTTCTACAACATGACGGGCGGAACACTCAGCGGAGCAACGCTCAATGTCGGCAACGCCCATGCGCTTGCCGCCGGAACCACAACGATGGAGCACTCAGCAGGTGTCGTCTCCTCGGCGACCGTCAATGTGGGCGGAACGGGGACGTCAAGCTACAACCTGAGCGGTAGCGGAGCGCTGTCGCCGGCAACGGCCATTAACGTGGGCGCCACAGCGGGCAAGGCAGGTGCGCTCAACCAGTCCGGCGGGACGGCCTCGACTTCTGCGCTGAATGTCGGCACCGATGGTGCCTACAACCTGACCGGCGGAACTTTGACCACAACCGGTACGGCCGTCACGGTTAATGGACAACTCGATATAAACGGCGGAACGTGGACCATTGAGCAGGATCTGGCCAATGTGACGATTGACGGAAACGGCCTCCTGACGCTGCAGAGCGGAACGCTGGAGACCACCGGAACGGATCCCACCGATCTGTTGCTGGTCAAAACGGATATTGAAGTAAGTGGTGGAACGATGAACCTTATTGGACAGGCTCGTTTGAATGCCGAGTTAAAGATTTTGGGTGATGCCGCGACGATCAGTCTGGCCCGGCTGGGTTCTGCGGGCGGTGGCACTGCGAATTTCATTTTCGACGATACCGGCGTCAGTACGGTTAATGTTTCTGCCTGGATGACCCTGGACGATCTCGACCTCATAGTGGATGGATCAGCCTACACTGGAAGTGAAACCAGTTTTGTACTGCTGGATGCGGTGAATAATACCGCCAGCCTGAAAAGCTACACGGTTACCGGCTTCGGTACGGAAGGTGTGGACTGGGAACTTGTCCAGACGCTCGGTTCCGGCAACAGCGCCGATGTGGTATTGAATATCATCCCGGAGCCGGCTACGCTCGGTTTAATTGCCGCGTTTGGCGGCGGGATGCTGTTCATTCGACGCAGATTCATGATGTAA
- a CDS encoding sulfatase-like hydrolase/transferase: MKKWISCCSIWMLALLAIAQRPAKPNFVILLADDLGWQDVGCYDVDANAVYETPYMDQLASEGIRFTQGYSPTPVCGPSRYGILSGRFPARGKTSVQGGECPKPYTQSFRMMDPYYTGRMELEEITIAEALRPYGYLSGHSGKWHVAVNHNSFPQPGDQGFDFSEHDLGISRKMSDRLTGFATIDPSDAYQLQDLDGNATTNGYAFDQTTQDIIDFMEMAVASNAPFFSYYAAWYVHAPIQTRTERLLEKYALKMGYSYPLDGSEDLSADAQINPYYGAMVEEFDFNVQRIIQYLKNTDDPRWPGHKLIENTYLFLTSDNGGMEGTASETYTDNDPLDRGKIRAEEGGVRVPYIVVGPDVPTNVVSDVMVNGLDFYPTMLSLAGIPVPERLEGCNLRSLLLDDPQDSDLVKHFDGSVRDTMYWHFPHGGALHSTIRKNGWKLFRNYDWLDNSSLEPYRLYKLYDTDGSENDIGENSDLVDVETAMATQLSAELNAWLSNVNARLPHYNPTTTQTLTNKENVPAVLDSGSSNGTAWVAFQENGAAVVHADLIYTLNGDGSVDEEWFRMDAQLDAVNGRAEAVIPDGTTHYVFNLIDENNFLVSSVDVGILSNFIPDSEVVPEYEPTQELFAEAGFTNVGTAYPTNEVLLGSSISDVNGVPVRDNDSYTTAVGQTFTLTNSATLTALTLKGGNNKSFGSGDHKVALWIGGYNNGTPGETRVYEYIDLENTSVSSGPYYTIDFADKVFPAGRYSFQLGWTTNHTSHDIRFFRASGTGTLDGEGRLYGNNVTALPFSNSNVEDNNDVVYALHGSAGAPDPDPNPGIADNNLNYTYLYFENGLPTPMKHRRSQSEANAAARANPDLVIQTGYYSLLLDCDDMDFKGYDALAGSDYRGALTNDVSVFTLADLILSVVKDGTNFTCTSASVQNSTNQLVRLIQSNRYVQRFDHLGLLFKDSLGNTLAGVRFEMTAWADRVALKLDASDVSGVTETSVKVVSPFSVLHESTVAGDEAVLAIQPHTDTTLSAWNPGDYIVDAYNRDTLAGLAASFDADEFALHIDVPATSISYPADTNRVDEYVIEVTNPEMTTQNIPLIFEQPTPRAITGTVMLMCEEDDGRPTGIPVQISKNWHKDNNNPTVHQGSWLRGYTMLNLAAGETKRFRLRVVYGYWGGAGAISHSQLSLIGWGKNWKWDESALGAWGESCTYDPCLHAGAAFMDDIRPAFTTPMNGGTDHNWTENSGGGDFLIYRDSSNTYRWIKRLKTAYLWTGPNMTEVLYSGLTDDDKIRVTYSSRAVRTSDYHRRFHGYTYEFLDDVTSPERLVFHQMAADYYTGPTFTNYYRGDESGLLSSYVANPGGNTYKETPVQFNNQWLSIDDGMSYDKVSRSRRGLLNLSSTLNGSAFPLYMHTYGRSWGSDRMMFDFSANSVERSYSAGDVVEGEFEFIMPPNEASVYWGNDTEFASRLAGYGSNAWNAVHDEFRYNAKLDLAVHEGTLLRNYPIEIQSSENTVLADFTIYSGGIGHVPVVVKGVESGLALQAQRWSGGSWVPLETADVTENDDYQGVQNADGTMDVVFNMPRPSSGLNESWRIRIVSGSATVPQGNYADWIHGFGLNGTNLANTANPDLDYGNNLYEYAMGGNPTNPADIGYLPTSGIYAAGGVTNWFEYIHARRKNSEGELSYVLEASSNLVSNDWNTVSYIELPMTGNLDADYESVTNRIDTTGKTNEFIRLKVEVL; the protein is encoded by the coding sequence ATGAAGAAGTGGATCTCATGTTGCTCTATATGGATGCTGGCGTTGCTTGCAATAGCCCAGCGCCCGGCAAAACCGAATTTTGTAATCCTGTTGGCCGATGACCTCGGATGGCAGGATGTGGGGTGCTACGACGTCGATGCCAATGCGGTGTATGAAACGCCGTATATGGATCAGCTGGCAAGCGAGGGCATTCGGTTCACACAGGGCTATTCGCCGACCCCGGTCTGCGGGCCGAGTCGCTACGGAATTCTGAGCGGACGGTTTCCGGCGCGAGGAAAAACATCGGTGCAGGGCGGGGAGTGCCCGAAACCCTACACGCAGTCGTTCCGGATGATGGATCCATATTACACCGGTCGCATGGAGCTGGAGGAAATCACCATTGCCGAGGCGCTCAGGCCCTATGGCTATTTGAGTGGGCATTCTGGAAAATGGCATGTGGCCGTTAATCATAACTCGTTCCCTCAACCAGGCGATCAAGGCTTCGACTTTTCGGAACACGATCTCGGTATTTCGCGGAAAATGAGTGACCGCCTGACCGGCTTCGCCACAATCGACCCTTCCGATGCCTATCAGCTACAGGATCTCGATGGAAACGCTACGACCAATGGATATGCCTTTGACCAGACCACGCAGGATATTATCGATTTCATGGAGATGGCCGTGGCCTCCAATGCGCCGTTCTTTAGCTACTATGCCGCATGGTATGTGCATGCGCCCATCCAGACCCGGACGGAACGGCTGCTGGAAAAGTATGCGTTGAAGATGGGCTATTCCTATCCGCTGGACGGCTCGGAGGATCTTTCCGCCGATGCCCAGATCAATCCCTATTACGGGGCCATGGTGGAGGAGTTCGACTTCAATGTGCAGCGGATTATCCAATATCTAAAAAACACCGATGACCCGCGTTGGCCGGGGCACAAACTGATTGAAAACACCTACCTGTTCCTGACTTCCGACAATGGCGGTATGGAGGGAACCGCCAGCGAAACGTATACCGACAATGATCCGCTCGATCGCGGGAAAATCCGTGCGGAAGAGGGCGGGGTGCGGGTCCCCTACATTGTGGTCGGTCCCGATGTGCCGACCAATGTCGTCAGCGATGTGATGGTGAACGGGCTCGATTTTTATCCGACCATGTTGTCGCTCGCCGGCATACCGGTTCCGGAGCGGCTCGAAGGGTGCAACCTGAGATCGCTGCTGCTGGACGATCCGCAGGACAGCGATCTGGTGAAGCATTTCGACGGCTCCGTGCGCGACACCATGTATTGGCACTTTCCGCACGGCGGCGCATTGCACAGCACCATCCGCAAAAATGGATGGAAACTGTTCCGCAACTATGACTGGCTCGACAACTCCAGCCTCGAACCGTACCGGCTCTACAAGTTGTACGACACGGATGGATCTGAAAATGATATTGGCGAGAACTCCGATCTGGTGGATGTGGAGACCGCCATGGCAACCCAGCTCTCGGCCGAGCTGAATGCCTGGCTGTCCAACGTGAACGCGCGGTTGCCGCACTATAATCCGACCACAACCCAGACGCTGACGAACAAGGAGAACGTTCCGGCGGTGCTGGACAGCGGTAGCAGCAACGGCACCGCATGGGTGGCGTTTCAGGAAAATGGCGCCGCGGTGGTGCACGCCGATCTGATCTATACCCTCAACGGCGACGGCAGTGTGGATGAAGAGTGGTTCCGCATGGATGCCCAGTTGGATGCGGTTAACGGCCGGGCGGAGGCCGTGATTCCCGATGGGACGACCCACTATGTGTTCAACCTGATCGACGAAAACAACTTCCTTGTCAGCTCCGTGGATGTCGGGATCCTTTCAAATTTCATCCCGGATTCGGAAGTGGTGCCTGAGTATGAACCAACGCAGGAATTATTCGCCGAAGCCGGTTTTACGAATGTCGGAACAGCCTACCCGACCAATGAGGTGCTGCTGGGCAGTTCGATCAGTGACGTGAACGGGGTGCCGGTTCGGGATAATGATTCCTACACGACCGCCGTCGGCCAGACCTTTACGCTGACGAATTCTGCAACCTTGACTGCCCTTACCCTCAAAGGCGGGAACAACAAGAGCTTTGGGAGCGGGGATCATAAGGTGGCGTTGTGGATCGGCGGTTACAACAATGGAACGCCGGGGGAAACGCGGGTTTATGAATACATTGATCTGGAGAATACCTCCGTCAGCAGTGGCCCATACTATACGATCGACTTTGCCGACAAGGTTTTCCCGGCCGGCCGCTATTCATTCCAGCTTGGCTGGACTACGAACCATACATCGCACGATATCCGGTTCTTCCGGGCAAGCGGTACGGGCACTCTCGACGGAGAGGGCCGGCTCTATGGCAACAATGTTACTGCATTGCCGTTCAGTAATTCGAATGTGGAAGATAACAACGATGTGGTCTATGCGTTGCACGGCAGTGCGGGCGCGCCGGATCCAGATCCGAACCCGGGCATTGCCGACAACAACCTGAACTATACCTATCTCTACTTTGAAAACGGATTGCCCACGCCCATGAAGCACCGCCGCTCCCAGAGCGAGGCCAATGCGGCGGCGAGAGCCAACCCCGACCTCGTCATTCAGACCGGTTACTACAGTCTGTTGCTGGACTGTGACGATATGGATTTCAAAGGCTACGATGCACTCGCCGGATCGGACTACCGCGGGGCGCTGACTAATGATGTTTCCGTTTTCACGTTGGCGGATCTGATCCTGTCGGTGGTGAAGGACGGCACCAACTTCACCTGCACCTCCGCATCCGTTCAGAATTCAACCAACCAGCTGGTGCGGCTGATCCAGAGCAACCGCTATGTGCAGCGCTTCGATCACCTCGGTCTGCTGTTCAAGGATAGTCTTGGAAACACACTGGCAGGCGTGCGTTTCGAGATGACGGCGTGGGCGGATCGCGTGGCGCTCAAGCTGGATGCTTCTGATGTGTCCGGGGTCACGGAAACTTCGGTAAAGGTGGTTTCGCCATTTTCCGTGCTGCACGAATCCACCGTGGCGGGCGACGAAGCCGTGCTGGCCATCCAGCCCCACACGGACACCACCTTGTCCGCGTGGAATCCGGGCGATTACATCGTCGATGCCTACAACCGCGATACCCTGGCCGGATTGGCTGCTTCATTCGATGCGGATGAATTTGCCCTGCACATCGATGTTCCGGCCACATCTATTTCCTATCCGGCCGACACCAACCGTGTGGATGAATATGTGATCGAAGTCACCAATCCTGAAATGACGACGCAGAACATTCCGCTGATTTTTGAGCAACCGACGCCCCGGGCCATCACCGGGACGGTTATGCTGATGTGCGAAGAGGACGACGGACGACCAACCGGCATCCCGGTACAGATTTCGAAAAACTGGCACAAAGATAATAATAATCCAACCGTGCATCAGGGTTCCTGGCTGCGCGGCTATACCATGCTGAATTTGGCGGCGGGCGAAACCAAACGCTTCCGGTTGCGGGTCGTTTACGGCTATTGGGGCGGAGCGGGCGCAATCTCGCATTCGCAGCTCAGTCTGATCGGCTGGGGCAAAAATTGGAAATGGGACGAAAGTGCGCTCGGTGCCTGGGGCGAGTCGTGCACCTACGACCCCTGCCTGCATGCCGGTGCGGCCTTCATGGATGACATCCGGCCGGCGTTTACCACCCCGATGAACGGGGGAACGGATCATAACTGGACGGAAAATTCCGGCGGTGGCGACTTCCTCATTTATCGCGACAGTTCCAACACCTACCGCTGGATCAAACGGTTGAAAACCGCCTACCTGTGGACGGGGCCCAATATGACGGAAGTGCTCTACAGCGGTCTGACCGACGACGATAAAATTCGCGTGACCTATTCCAGTCGCGCGGTGCGGACAAGTGATTACCATCGCCGTTTCCACGGCTATACCTATGAGTTTCTTGACGATGTGACCTCGCCCGAACGGTTGGTGTTCCACCAGATGGCGGCGGACTATTACACCGGGCCGACCTTTACCAACTATTACCGTGGCGACGAAAGCGGACTGCTTTCATCCTATGTAGCGAATCCCGGCGGAAACACCTACAAGGAAACGCCGGTGCAGTTTAATAACCAGTGGCTGAGCATCGATGACGGAATGTCTTACGACAAGGTGTCGAGGAGCCGCCGCGGATTGTTGAACCTTTCATCCACGCTGAACGGGAGCGCCTTCCCGCTCTACATGCACACGTACGGACGAAGCTGGGGCTCGGATCGTATGATGTTCGACTTCAGTGCAAATTCCGTCGAGCGGTCCTACAGCGCCGGGGATGTGGTTGAGGGTGAGTTTGAATTCATTATGCCGCCGAATGAAGCAAGTGTGTATTGGGGTAATGATACCGAATTTGCGAGTCGTCTTGCGGGCTATGGTTCCAATGCCTGGAACGCGGTTCATGATGAGTTTCGATATAATGCGAAATTGGATCTTGCGGTACATGAAGGAACCCTGCTGCGCAACTATCCCATTGAAATCCAATCCTCGGAAAACACAGTCCTGGCCGACTTCACTATCTACAGCGGCGGCATCGGGCATGTTCCGGTGGTCGTGAAAGGGGTTGAATCCGGTCTGGCTCTGCAGGCGCAACGCTGGTCCGGCGGAAGCTGGGTTCCGCTCGAAACGGCGGACGTGACTGAAAACGACGACTACCAGGGCGTGCAGAATGCTGACGGCACCATGGATGTGGTGTTCAACATGCCGCGCCCTTCCTCCGGCCTGAACGAAAGTTGGCGCATCCGGATTGTTTCCGGTTCGGCAACGGTTCCGCAGGGGAACTATGCCGACTGGATCCACGGCTTTGGGCTGAACGGAACCAACCTCGCCAACACCGCCAATCCGGATCTGGATTATGGCAACAATCTTTATGAATATGCCATGGGCGGCAATCCGACCAATCCGGCCGATATCGGTTATCTTCCAACCTCTGGAATTTATGCCGCCGGCGGCGTTACGAACTGGTTTGAATATATTCACGCCCGCCGCAAAAATTCGGAAGGCGAGCTGAGCTATGTTTTAGAAGCCAGCTCTAATCTGGTTTCCAATGATTGGAACACCGTCTCGTATATCGAGCTTCCAATGACAGGAAACCTCGATGCCGATTATGAATCCGTCACCAACCGCATCGACACCACCGGAAAAACCAACGAGTTCATCCGCCTGAAGGTCGAAGTGCTGTAG
- a CDS encoding FAD-dependent oxidoreductase, whose translation MKDYCHPKRITEDGIVESPRSLPIRCEYDVVVCGGGAAGVGAALAAAREGAKTLLIEKHGILGGVWTAGLLNPFFECVGRGWLVDELVQNLTAAGAFSGWREHDFTFDVEVMRRTLEQMMADAGVELLYYTLVADAIVEDDRLRGVVIESKAGREAVLGTVLVDATGDGDLLARAGCEYDLGRARDGMLQPMTLMFEIDGLPEGWEQAGSEELFDQMVEVIRQKELGIKLPYPRCGYAPWVINTPVPGVADVQCTHAIGIDPLDPASLTQGTIDCRRQAAETVEVFRHIPEFKNVRLTHSAAQIGVREARRLKGRYSMTIEDLIEGRCFDDAVTSCAFVIDVHDPEKGGTDEDLGRVRIKPYEIPYRAMLPESMRGLLVAGRCISGNHEAHASYRVTGTAMALGQAAGLAAAWAVRDGRELDEVDGGALHGTLQERGAKFAVDVRVVHQ comes from the coding sequence ATGAAGGATTATTGCCATCCGAAACGGATTACGGAAGATGGAATTGTTGAATCGCCACGTAGCCTGCCGATCCGGTGCGAATATGATGTGGTGGTCTGCGGCGGCGGTGCTGCGGGGGTGGGGGCGGCGCTGGCCGCCGCCCGCGAAGGGGCAAAAACCCTGCTGATTGAAAAGCACGGCATTTTGGGTGGTGTCTGGACGGCCGGTCTGCTCAATCCGTTTTTCGAGTGTGTCGGGCGCGGGTGGCTGGTGGATGAACTGGTGCAGAACCTGACGGCCGCCGGCGCGTTTTCCGGCTGGAGGGAGCACGATTTCACTTTCGATGTGGAGGTGATGCGCCGGACGCTGGAACAGATGATGGCTGATGCGGGCGTTGAGCTGCTGTACTACACGTTGGTGGCCGATGCCATTGTGGAGGACGACCGGCTACGGGGTGTAGTGATCGAAAGCAAGGCCGGGCGCGAGGCGGTGCTCGGCACGGTGCTGGTGGATGCGACCGGGGACGGGGATCTATTGGCGCGGGCGGGGTGCGAATATGACCTGGGGCGCGCCCGCGACGGCATGCTTCAGCCCATGACGCTGATGTTCGAGATCGATGGCCTTCCCGAGGGATGGGAGCAGGCGGGTTCGGAGGAATTGTTCGACCAAATGGTGGAGGTGATCCGGCAGAAGGAGCTGGGCATCAAACTTCCGTACCCGCGTTGCGGCTATGCGCCGTGGGTGATCAATACACCGGTGCCCGGGGTGGCCGATGTGCAATGCACCCATGCGATCGGCATCGATCCGCTCGATCCCGCGTCGCTCACCCAGGGCACCATCGATTGCCGGCGGCAGGCGGCGGAGACGGTGGAGGTTTTCCGGCATATCCCGGAATTCAAGAACGTGCGGCTGACCCACTCCGCCGCGCAGATCGGCGTGCGGGAGGCGCGCAGGCTCAAGGGGCGCTATTCGATGACCATCGAGGATTTGATCGAAGGCCGGTGCTTTGACGATGCGGTGACCAGCTGCGCATTTGTGATCGATGTGCACGATCCGGAGAAGGGTGGCACCGATGAGGATTTGGGGCGGGTGCGGATCAAGCCCTACGAAATTCCTTATCGTGCCATGCTGCCGGAATCCATGCGCGGATTGCTGGTGGCAGGACGTTGCATTTCGGGTAATCACGAGGCGCATGCCTCGTATCGGGTAACGGGTACGGCGATGGCGCTGGGACAGGCTGCGGGTTTGGCCGCAGCTTGGGCGGTACGCGATGGTCGGGAGCTGGACGAAGTGGATGGCGGGGCGCTACATGGCACCTTGCAGGAGCGCGGGGCGAAGTTTGCGGTGGATGTGCGCGTTGTTCATCAGTAG